A genomic stretch from Deinococcus aquiradiocola includes:
- a CDS encoding DUF4388 domain-containing protein, translating into MSRSEVSPWTAKRSSEGAADSGTPARAGRHDPSPTPAGPHAAPNPAAITPPAPRRAPIIEGGFTHDALPDLFRYLCSRAESLIWELSTLAGTFEMVIDRGTPVDVMFRPVRPIGAQVGIRALRILFRQEGGRFTVRRGEPTTPRQTLHQNAENLLIELATLDDESSASAVMSGTTFDVSAELDLVKDLAPEDHRTAFRTRTEHVPLIDVLQLFSVNRQAFWVQLIGPQERHIGRLEIVAGEVFEVEYGPLRKGRAFTSLLKHAEHAVVDVTPILSAELKLLAASREHVPLGRLDALLMQEILSGRLTEDGRKGRRVKSSTLVDTVDGALNTLAGTQVEAAPTSAGPARAEAPEKPAGGLLGRLFGRRRG; encoded by the coding sequence ATGAGCCGGAGCGAAGTGAGTCCCTGGACAGCAAAACGGTCCTCGGAAGGCGCGGCGGACAGCGGCACCCCGGCCAGGGCCGGACGCCACGACCCGTCGCCCACTCCGGCTGGCCCTCACGCTGCCCCGAACCCCGCCGCGATCACGCCGCCCGCGCCGAGGCGCGCGCCGATCATCGAGGGTGGCTTCACGCACGACGCCCTGCCGGACCTGTTCCGGTACCTGTGTTCCCGCGCGGAGTCGCTGATCTGGGAGCTGTCCACCCTGGCAGGCACCTTCGAGATGGTCATCGACCGGGGCACGCCGGTCGACGTGATGTTCCGCCCGGTGCGGCCCATCGGCGCGCAGGTGGGCATCAGGGCCCTGCGGATCCTGTTCCGGCAGGAGGGCGGGCGCTTCACCGTGCGGCGCGGCGAGCCGACCACGCCGCGGCAGACGCTGCATCAGAACGCCGAGAACCTGCTGATCGAACTCGCCACGCTCGACGACGAGTCCTCCGCGTCCGCCGTGATGAGCGGCACGACCTTCGACGTGTCCGCCGAACTCGACCTCGTGAAGGACCTCGCGCCGGAAGACCACCGCACCGCGTTCCGGACGCGGACCGAGCACGTGCCGCTGATCGACGTGCTGCAGCTGTTCAGCGTGAACCGGCAGGCATTCTGGGTGCAGCTGATCGGGCCTCAGGAGCGGCACATCGGGCGGCTGGAGATCGTGGCGGGCGAGGTGTTCGAGGTGGAGTACGGTCCGCTCCGGAAGGGGCGGGCCTTCACGTCGCTGCTGAAGCACGCCGAGCACGCCGTGGTGGACGTGACGCCGATCCTGTCGGCGGAACTGAAGCTGCTGGCCGCGTCGCGCGAGCACGTGCCGCTCGGGCGGCTGGACGCGCTGCTGATGCAGGAGATCCTGTCGGGCCGACTGACGGAGGACGGCCGCAAGGGCCGCCGCGTGAAGAGCAGCACCCTGGTGGACACGGTGGACGGCGCGCTCAACACCCTGGCGGGCACGCAGGTGGAGGCCGCGCCAACCAGTGCCGGCCCGGCGAGGGCCGAGGCGCCGGAGAAACCGGCGGGCGGCCTGCTGGGTCGCCTGTTCGGCCGCCGGCGCGGGTAG
- a CDS encoding GGDEF domain-containing protein: MTNPHLSTVAAVPGARSLPQSLTDLQDLIRAGAHLGAADLSLLHRDAAYTALDVGTPAVAMSHALASLDLARGTGDLSLQAKAHVTLALVQAEAFDDIGAEAQYRKAEALAREAGDHRGVALVAVNAAHCDIERQKYASAATRLYALLDSPHFRNLDPADSRELIVTFHTNFVTSASEALRGQDASLRECPDLQPQLERSARLLQHLHETGLWEHAGYSGLLHLAVTEALVRYAVWRGDFTAAQTLADERVRTALPLGSAVATGRAYLDRAHVHEVRGDWQRVTEDAELALQSFETGELNVLSARARDALATAYAQLDRYREAFEAQREVTRQVELLYRAYHQQRALVGQVEQQARDAEVRASAFAEAALRDPLTGIPNRTHAMNVLATLHGRAQLGASSVVALMDLDHFKQVNDLYGHLTGDLVLTRVAQSLGQAVRGADCVARFGGEEFILIFPAVTVQVALEVCERLRVLMERLDWTDAAPGLRTSASFGLAVLDGRTDVKRTLQAADEALYASKNAGRNRVTVAGPEPVTG; this comes from the coding sequence GTGACGAATCCGCACCTGTCGACCGTCGCAGCCGTGCCGGGTGCGCGCAGCCTCCCTCAGTCGCTCACGGACCTGCAGGACCTCATTCGCGCGGGCGCGCACCTCGGGGCGGCCGACCTGAGCCTGCTGCACCGCGACGCGGCGTACACGGCGCTGGACGTCGGTACGCCTGCCGTGGCGATGTCGCACGCGCTCGCCAGCCTGGATCTCGCGCGCGGCACCGGCGACCTGAGCCTGCAGGCGAAGGCGCACGTGACGCTGGCGCTCGTGCAGGCCGAGGCCTTCGACGACATCGGCGCGGAAGCGCAGTATCGGAAGGCGGAGGCGCTGGCGCGCGAGGCGGGCGATCACCGGGGCGTGGCGCTCGTCGCCGTGAACGCCGCGCACTGCGACATCGAACGGCAGAAGTACGCGTCGGCCGCCACGCGCCTGTACGCGCTGCTCGACTCGCCGCACTTCCGGAACCTCGACCCGGCCGACTCGCGTGAACTGATCGTGACGTTCCACACGAACTTCGTCACGAGCGCGTCCGAGGCGCTGCGGGGGCAGGACGCGTCCCTGCGCGAGTGCCCCGACCTGCAGCCCCAGCTGGAACGTTCTGCGCGGCTGCTGCAGCACCTCCACGAGACGGGCCTGTGGGAGCACGCCGGGTACTCGGGCCTGCTGCACCTCGCGGTGACGGAGGCCCTCGTACGGTACGCGGTGTGGCGCGGGGACTTCACGGCCGCTCAGACCCTCGCGGACGAGCGCGTACGGACGGCGTTGCCGCTCGGCAGCGCCGTCGCGACCGGCCGCGCGTACCTCGACCGGGCGCACGTGCACGAGGTGCGCGGCGACTGGCAGCGCGTCACCGAGGACGCCGAACTGGCCCTGCAGTCTTTCGAGACGGGGGAACTGAACGTCCTCAGTGCCCGTGCCCGCGACGCGCTCGCCACCGCCTACGCGCAGCTTGACCGGTACCGGGAGGCGTTCGAGGCGCAGCGCGAGGTGACGAGGCAGGTGGAACTCCTGTACCGCGCGTACCACCAGCAGCGGGCGCTGGTCGGGCAGGTGGAGCAGCAGGCGCGTGACGCGGAGGTGCGCGCGTCCGCGTTCGCCGAGGCGGCGCTGCGCGACCCGCTGACCGGCATTCCGAACCGCACGCACGCCATGAACGTCCTGGCGACGCTGCACGGGCGCGCGCAGCTCGGCGCGAGCAGCGTCGTGGCCCTGATGGACCTCGACCATTTCAAGCAGGTGAACGACCTGTACGGGCACCTGACGGGCGACCTGGTGCTCACGCGGGTCGCGCAGTCGCTCGGTCAGGCGGTGCGCGGCGCGGACTGCGTCGCGCGCTTCGGGGGTGAGGAGTTCATTCTGATCTTTCCGGCCGTGACGGTGCAGGTGGCGCTGGAGGTGTGTGAGCGCCTGCGCGTCCTGATGGAACGCCTCGACTGGACAGATGCCGCGCCGGGGCTGCGCACCTCCGCGAGCTTCGGGCTGGCGGTGCTGGACGGCCGCACCGACGTGAAACGCACCCTTCAGGCGGCGGACGAGGCGCTGTACGCCTCCAAGAACGCGGGCCGCAACCGCGTGACCGTGGCCGGTCCCGAGCCCGTGACCGGTTAG
- a CDS encoding tyrosine-type recombinase/integrase: MTLVRASDHLALVNLTDQALRVRAVQAASTYDLDTLVTLMQAYMTTASRKGARTSRKTLDAYSLAVRDFVPWAQANGVTLLRPGLRDGGRYVAHLQTRDSQGQGKRGRLSPATVAQYVAGARALYRALRWAGATEAQPFEDAHVPPDPTPGIVKNPPYMDEIDAALEHCDARLAALLLLCAHGGLRITEALQLRVPDVQGTRAVVHGKGGKTRVVPLSRRLRDALRALPALGEDGHLFGWTYPQATYRMQKAFRAAGRADAWRGFHAARKHSGTRLYSATKDFTRVGLFLGHSSVDTTRRYVAVEQDDVASEVEGF; encoded by the coding sequence TTGACGCTCGTTCGCGCTTCTGACCATCTGGCGCTCGTGAACCTGACGGACCAGGCCCTGCGGGTGCGGGCCGTGCAGGCCGCGAGCACCTATGACCTCGACACGCTGGTGACGCTGATGCAGGCGTACATGACGACCGCGAGCCGCAAGGGGGCCCGCACGAGCCGCAAGACGCTCGACGCGTACTCGCTCGCCGTGCGGGACTTCGTGCCGTGGGCGCAGGCGAACGGGGTGACGCTGCTGCGTCCCGGCCTGCGGGACGGCGGGCGGTACGTCGCGCACCTGCAGACGCGCGACTCGCAGGGCCAGGGGAAGCGCGGCCGCCTGTCGCCCGCCACCGTCGCGCAGTACGTGGCCGGCGCGCGCGCCCTGTACCGCGCGCTGCGCTGGGCGGGCGCGACCGAGGCGCAGCCGTTCGAGGACGCGCACGTGCCGCCCGACCCGACGCCCGGCATCGTCAAGAACCCGCCGTACATGGACGAGATCGACGCGGCCCTCGAACACTGCGACGCGCGCCTCGCGGCGCTGCTGCTGCTGTGCGCGCACGGCGGCCTGCGCATCACGGAGGCGCTGCAGCTGCGCGTGCCGGACGTGCAGGGCACCCGGGCCGTGGTGCACGGCAAGGGCGGCAAGACGCGCGTGGTGCCGCTCTCCCGCCGCCTGCGCGACGCGCTGCGTGCCCTCCCGGCACTGGGCGAGGACGGGCACCTGTTCGGGTGGACGTACCCGCAGGCCACGTACCGCATGCAGAAGGCGTTCCGCGCGGCCGGACGGGCGGACGCGTGGCGCGGCTTCCACGCGGCCCGCAAGCACAGCGGGACGCGCCTGTACTCCGCCACCAAGGACTTCACGCGCGTCGGGCTGTTCCTGGGGCACAGCAGCGTCGACACCACCCGCCGCTACGTCGCGGTCGAGCAGGACGACGTCGCGAGCGAGGTCGAGGGCTTCTGA
- a CDS encoding bacteriorhodopsin-like — translation MKLIRLAPLLVLLSGLGLAQKAVPATLSAGQFSTVYNFFSFAIAAMGASTIFFFLSRSEVGPKYRIAMLVSGLVVSIAGYHYLRIFNSWDAAYTLKDGAYVFSGQPFNDAYRYVDWLLTVPLLLLETVAVLALPAVQSRSLIWRLVIASALMIILGYPGEIGTLTARFWWGLASTVPFIYILWLLWGELGRAASRQKPEVQLYSRNMKLLLLFSWGVYPIAYALPMLGITGGEAVIGVQVGYTIADVLAKPIFGLLAYAIAITKTRQDLGLSEDDELVPNPTAVSPRPGLAQGTD, via the coding sequence GTGAAGCTGATTCGCCTCGCGCCTCTGCTCGTGCTGCTGTCCGGTCTGGGGCTCGCCCAGAAAGCTGTTCCGGCCACACTCTCGGCAGGGCAGTTTTCCACGGTCTACAACTTCTTCTCGTTCGCCATCGCGGCGATGGGCGCCTCCACCATCTTCTTCTTCCTGTCGCGCTCCGAGGTCGGCCCGAAGTACCGGATCGCCATGCTGGTGTCCGGACTGGTCGTCAGCATCGCCGGGTACCATTACCTCAGGATCTTCAACAGCTGGGACGCCGCGTACACCCTCAAGGACGGCGCGTACGTCTTCAGCGGTCAGCCGTTCAATGACGCCTACCGTTACGTGGACTGGCTGCTGACCGTTCCCCTGCTGCTGCTGGAGACGGTCGCCGTGCTGGCCCTGCCGGCCGTGCAGAGCCGCAGCCTGATCTGGCGACTCGTGATCGCGTCGGCCCTGATGATCATCCTCGGTTACCCCGGCGAGATCGGGACGCTGACCGCCCGCTTCTGGTGGGGACTGGCGAGCACCGTGCCGTTCATCTACATCCTGTGGCTGCTGTGGGGCGAGCTGGGCCGCGCCGCGTCCCGTCAGAAGCCGGAAGTGCAGCTGTACTCCCGCAACATGAAGCTGCTGCTGCTGTTCTCGTGGGGCGTGTACCCCATTGCCTACGCCCTCCCGATGCTCGGCATCACCGGCGGGGAAGCGGTGATCGGGGTGCAGGTCGGGTACACCATCGCGGATGTGCTCGCCAAACCCATCTTCGGTCTGCTCGCCTATGCCATCGCCATCACCAAGACCCGGCAGGACCTGGGCCTGAGCGAGGACGACGAGCTGGTCCCGAACCCCACGGCCGTCTCTCCCCGCCCGGGCCTGGCCCAGGGCACCGACTGA
- a CDS encoding NCS2 family permease → MTTTPPPLERYFGIRAAGSTVPKELRAGLTTFLTMSYILFVNPQVLSSAVHIPNAFVQLLMVTAISAAAGSLMMGLIARYPFAQAPGMGLNAFFAYTVVGSMKIPWQTALGAVFISGALFVLLSAVGARQAIVRAIPLGLKFAITAGIGTFLAFLGLKNAGIVVSNPATFLALGSLTTPSVWLALLGVILSAVLITRRVTGAVLWGILATTLVAVLLRLPVYPGGANGALQAFPGFQGSVAGIFGAPVWPGDLFGQLDLAGALGLGVLNVVFTFFFVDFFDATGTLTGLAQRSGYLDANGDMPRARRTFAMDGLAAMFGAVMGTSTTTAYVESASGIGEGGRTGLTAVTVGVLFLLSMFLWPLAAAIPAAATAPALILVGAMMLEGVVHVTWNDMSEALPAFLTIIAMPLTFSIANGVSLGVISYCLIKLLSGRGREVHPVLYGVALLLVARYAFLAEG, encoded by the coding sequence ATGACCACCACCCCACCCCCCCTCGAACGGTACTTCGGCATCCGCGCCGCCGGAAGCACCGTCCCCAAGGAACTCCGCGCGGGCCTCACCACCTTCCTCACCATGAGCTACATCCTGTTCGTGAACCCCCAGGTGCTCTCCAGCGCCGTCCACATCCCGAACGCCTTCGTGCAGCTCCTCATGGTGACCGCCATCTCCGCCGCCGCCGGCAGCCTCATGATGGGCCTCATCGCCCGCTACCCCTTCGCGCAGGCGCCCGGCATGGGCCTCAACGCCTTCTTCGCGTACACCGTCGTCGGCAGCATGAAGATCCCCTGGCAGACCGCCCTCGGCGCCGTCTTCATCTCCGGCGCGCTCTTCGTGCTGCTCAGCGCCGTCGGTGCGCGGCAGGCCATCGTGCGCGCCATCCCGCTCGGCCTGAAGTTCGCCATCACGGCCGGCATCGGCACCTTCCTCGCCTTCCTCGGCCTCAAGAACGCCGGCATCGTCGTCAGCAACCCCGCGACGTTCCTCGCGCTCGGCAGCCTCACCACGCCCAGCGTGTGGCTCGCGCTGCTCGGCGTGATCCTCAGCGCCGTGCTCATCACGCGCCGCGTGACGGGCGCCGTCCTGTGGGGCATCCTCGCCACCACGCTCGTCGCCGTGCTGCTGCGCCTCCCCGTCTACCCCGGCGGCGCGAACGGCGCGCTGCAGGCCTTCCCCGGCTTCCAGGGCAGCGTCGCCGGGATCTTCGGTGCGCCCGTCTGGCCCGGCGACCTCTTCGGGCAGCTCGACCTCGCGGGCGCCCTCGGGCTGGGCGTGCTGAACGTCGTGTTCACGTTCTTCTTCGTGGACTTCTTCGACGCGACCGGCACCCTCACCGGCCTCGCGCAGCGCAGCGGGTACCTCGACGCGAACGGCGACATGCCGCGCGCCCGGCGCACCTTCGCCATGGACGGCCTCGCCGCCATGTTCGGTGCCGTGATGGGCACCAGCACCACCACCGCCTACGTGGAGAGCGCCAGCGGCATCGGCGAGGGCGGCCGCACCGGCCTCACGGCCGTCACGGTCGGCGTGCTGTTCCTGCTGAGCATGTTCCTCTGGCCGCTCGCAGCCGCCATCCCGGCCGCCGCGACCGCGCCCGCCCTGATCCTCGTGGGCGCCATGATGCTCGAAGGGGTCGTGCACGTCACGTGGAACGACATGAGCGAGGCACTGCCCGCCTTCCTGACGATCATCGCGATGCCGCTCACGTTCAGCATCGCGAACGGCGTGAGCCTCGGCGTCATCAGCTACTGCCTCATCAAGCTGCTCAGCGGCCGCGGCCGCGAGGTGCACCCCGTGCTGTACGGCGTGGCGCTGCTGCTCGTCGCCCGGTACGCATTCCTCGCGGAAGGCTGA
- a CDS encoding peroxiredoxin-like family protein — protein MQLLPVAQVINHTLDTSGPTVLEFAFADSSLNTTLQMLDGQLLRLKSNFLPAWSVSLADAGVSPQAVTEANLHGGGLDGGLAYLLERGHLDEPELQALARERALTALVPIVGRSGIVQVHAGGNASAFLAGSDGLQVLQKAERLVHVMGEAERALQPSQRFEVSPTASLPAGSGGHAERVYRAAMRGLTLAELSQRLPMRWDRLTREVTALTETGALRAQDARGPRQVRPRLQAGDTAPDFCLPAMNGSDLRLSDLRGQPVWLVFNRQSTCALCNPHNAQLIALHGRLRALGVSVVTVWGSTVEDLRDGVGRLVPPYPVLADPNDETYDAYGLHFSWAGTLDPRNLPTLLQGVRMMGAKALKSDGEFTRMPAEFLINPDGTVHRAHYNAYGSDWLPVEDVLAWEDALRRA, from the coding sequence ATGCAGCTTCTGCCGGTCGCCCAGGTCATCAACCACACGCTCGACACCTCCGGCCCCACCGTGCTGGAGTTCGCGTTCGCCGACTCCTCCCTGAACACCACCCTGCAGATGCTGGACGGTCAGCTGCTGCGCCTGAAGAGCAACTTCCTGCCCGCGTGGTCCGTGTCGCTCGCGGACGCGGGCGTGTCGCCGCAGGCGGTGACGGAAGCGAACCTGCATGGCGGCGGCCTGGACGGCGGACTCGCGTACCTGCTGGAGCGCGGGCACCTCGACGAGCCGGAACTGCAGGCCCTCGCACGCGAGCGGGCCCTGACGGCCCTCGTCCCGATCGTCGGACGGTCCGGTATCGTGCAGGTGCACGCGGGCGGGAACGCGAGCGCCTTCCTGGCGGGCAGCGACGGCCTGCAGGTGCTGCAGAAGGCCGAACGGCTCGTGCACGTGATGGGCGAAGCGGAGCGCGCCCTGCAGCCCTCGCAGCGGTTCGAGGTGTCCCCCACCGCGTCCCTCCCGGCCGGGAGTGGCGGGCACGCCGAACGCGTGTACCGCGCCGCGATGCGCGGCCTGACGCTCGCGGAACTGTCGCAGCGTCTCCCGATGCGCTGGGACCGCCTGACACGCGAGGTGACGGCCCTCACCGAAACCGGCGCGCTGCGCGCCCAGGACGCCCGCGGTCCCCGGCAGGTCCGGCCACGCCTGCAGGCGGGCGACACCGCGCCGGACTTCTGCCTGCCCGCCATGAACGGCTCGGACCTGCGCCTCAGCGACCTGCGCGGCCAGCCGGTGTGGCTGGTGTTCAACCGCCAGAGCACCTGCGCGCTCTGCAACCCGCACAACGCGCAGCTCATCGCGCTGCACGGCCGCCTGCGCGCCCTGGGCGTGAGCGTCGTGACGGTCTGGGGCAGCACCGTGGAGGACCTCCGGGACGGCGTGGGCCGACTCGTGCCGCCGTACCCGGTGCTCGCCGACCCGAACGACGAGACGTACGACGCGTACGGCCTGCACTTCAGCTGGGCGGGCACCCTCGACCCGCGCAACCTGCCGACCCTGCTGCAGGGCGTCCGCATGATGGGCGCGAAGGCCCTGAAGAGCGACGGGGAGTTCACGCGCATGCCCGCCGAGTTCCTCATCAACCCGGACGGCACCGTGCACCGCGCGCACTACAACGCGTACGGCAGCGACTGGCTGCCGGTGGAGGACGTGCTGGCGTGGGAGGACGCCCTGCGGCGCGCCTGA
- a CDS encoding HD domain-containing phosphohydrolase, translating into MFDHSGPRSRAAGSRGQEPVTPPLPLPLHDPALPKPPLDPQALVHLAQSSQDVFQRCVDTALSITCATTALALLHRGGPERLEVVAAAGNRADEAVGRSVARGIGLSWEVFGEQRARLVPQVQFHPGAYHLGGTPLPGMYVGVPLVDPEGKVFGVLSADTTHSRETLGEEDLRALGLLAQAAGVAYARLLALEDACRSARRFERVARLSADLECMTDPGQIARHALTALVDVSGCTRAGMFESGGDGFPQLNVAVDRGGEAGASLGLDEVQEVLRAVLSSRGTVAVPDGPALVGGRLPQTEAVPPGLATPLRSQGDVVGVLVLLGLNGGPGAAEGLISLLELVASHAERAMERVRGRERERVLREAALRSLGRVLEYRDDETFGHTDRVTTLALRLGEALGLHGDDLRHLRWGAYLHDIGKVAVRDEILRKGGPLTPEERRVMQEHAVTGDTMLRDEDFVPRAVREIVRHHHERWDGTGYPDRLAGNAIPLLARIFSVVDVYDALTSERPYKRAWTPEAACAELVRCAGQQFDPWVVQAFTALDGTGAPAAPPEAGTT; encoded by the coding sequence ATGTTCGACCATTCGGGTCCCCGCTCCCGCGCTGCCGGGAGTCGCGGTCAGGAACCGGTGACGCCGCCGCTGCCCCTCCCGCTGCACGATCCGGCCCTGCCGAAACCGCCGCTCGACCCGCAGGCGCTGGTGCACCTCGCGCAGTCGTCGCAGGACGTCTTTCAGCGGTGTGTGGATACCGCGCTCTCCATCACCTGTGCCACGACCGCCCTCGCGCTGCTGCACCGGGGCGGGCCGGAACGGCTGGAGGTCGTCGCGGCCGCCGGGAACCGCGCGGACGAGGCGGTGGGACGCAGCGTCGCGCGCGGCATCGGCCTGTCGTGGGAGGTGTTCGGTGAGCAGCGCGCGAGGCTCGTGCCGCAGGTGCAGTTCCACCCGGGCGCGTACCACCTGGGCGGCACGCCGCTGCCCGGCATGTACGTGGGGGTGCCGCTCGTGGATCCGGAAGGGAAGGTGTTCGGGGTGCTGTCGGCCGACACCACGCACTCCCGCGAGACGCTCGGTGAGGAGGACCTGCGGGCGCTCGGGCTGCTGGCGCAGGCGGCCGGCGTGGCGTACGCGCGCCTGCTGGCGCTGGAGGACGCCTGCCGTTCCGCCCGGAGGTTCGAGCGGGTCGCGCGCCTCTCGGCGGACCTGGAATGCATGACGGACCCCGGCCAGATCGCCCGGCACGCCCTGACGGCCCTGGTGGACGTGTCGGGCTGCACGCGTGCCGGGATGTTCGAGTCCGGCGGGGACGGGTTCCCGCAGCTGAACGTGGCCGTGGACCGGGGCGGCGAGGCGGGAGCGTCTCTCGGTCTGGACGAGGTGCAGGAGGTGCTGCGGGCAGTCCTGTCGTCGCGGGGCACGGTCGCCGTTCCGGACGGCCCGGCCCTGGTTGGCGGGCGCCTCCCACAGACGGAGGCGGTCCCGCCGGGACTGGCGACGCCGCTCCGGTCGCAGGGCGACGTGGTCGGCGTGCTGGTCCTGCTCGGCCTGAACGGCGGTCCAGGAGCGGCGGAGGGCCTGATCTCGCTTCTGGAACTGGTCGCGTCGCACGCGGAACGCGCCATGGAGCGCGTGCGGGGTCGGGAGCGGGAGCGGGTGCTGCGCGAGGCGGCCCTGCGGTCGCTCGGGCGGGTGCTGGAGTACCGGGACGACGAGACGTTCGGGCACACGGACCGCGTCACCACCCTGGCCCTGCGGCTCGGCGAGGCGCTCGGCCTGCACGGCGACGACCTGCGTCACCTGCGCTGGGGCGCGTACCTGCACGACATCGGCAAGGTCGCCGTCCGGGACGAGATCCTGCGCAAGGGCGGTCCTCTCACGCCCGAGGAGCGCCGCGTGATGCAGGAACACGCCGTGACGGGCGACACCATGCTCCGCGACGAGGACTTCGTGCCGCGGGCCGTGCGCGAAATCGTGCGCCACCACCACGAACGCTGGGACGGGACCGGCTACCCGGACCGTCTCGCCGGGAACGCCATCCCGCTGCTCGCCCGGATCTTCAGCGTGGTGGACGTGTACGACGCACTCACCAGCGAACGCCCCTACAAGCGCGCATGGACCCCCGAAGCGGCCTGTGCAGAGCTCGTCCGCTGCGCCGGGCAGCAGTTCGACCCCTGGGTCGTGCAGGCCTTCACGGCGCTGGACGGCACGGGTGCACCGGCAGCACCTCCGGAGGCGGGGACGACGTGA
- a CDS encoding Brp/Blh family beta-carotene 15,15'-dioxygenase has protein sequence MKSTPDLPVYPPQRLRTLSLGTRWPSAVFVPQIAVLALLVSWLLAPAALEHLMYLPLLVSTVLFGIPHGALDHRVPGRMGWAWGRRPRLVRLYLLGYALLAAATLGGWRLAPDAVYWGFLLVSLLHWGQGDLHHLEAVQGRGRAGPWSAPLTLLARGSLPILLPLLVFPDWFARLAAGLHRVFGVPVPSGPLLSGPVTAALAAALVVLLLAYVADTLVSSRAVLQELGETGMLLAVFALVPAPLSIGLYFSLWHAWRHLGRLLTLPAGPQAGAASVRRLALDLLPITVIALGMLAALYVWAAPRVQGTETFAALYLALIAALTLPHALLVALMDLPALRVAGD, from the coding sequence ATGAAATCCACTCCCGACCTTCCGGTGTACCCGCCGCAGCGCCTGCGCACCCTGTCCCTGGGGACGCGCTGGCCGTCCGCGGTCTTCGTTCCCCAGATCGCGGTGCTGGCGTTGCTCGTCAGCTGGCTGCTCGCCCCGGCGGCACTGGAACACCTGATGTACCTGCCGCTGCTGGTGAGCACCGTGCTGTTCGGCATTCCGCACGGGGCGCTCGACCACCGGGTTCCGGGCCGGATGGGCTGGGCCTGGGGTCGCCGTCCACGGCTGGTCCGGCTGTACCTGCTGGGGTACGCCCTCCTGGCGGCAGCGACCCTGGGGGGCTGGCGGCTCGCTCCGGACGCGGTGTACTGGGGGTTCCTGCTCGTGTCGCTGCTGCACTGGGGGCAGGGTGACCTGCACCATCTGGAAGCCGTCCAGGGTCGGGGACGGGCCGGACCGTGGAGTGCCCCGCTGACCCTGCTGGCGCGCGGCAGCCTGCCGATCCTGCTGCCCCTGCTGGTGTTCCCGGACTGGTTCGCCCGGCTGGCGGCAGGACTTCACCGGGTGTTCGGAGTGCCCGTGCCGTCCGGGCCGCTCTTGAGCGGGCCAGTGACCGCAGCACTCGCCGCTGCACTGGTGGTGCTGCTGCTGGCCTACGTGGCCGATACGCTCGTGTCGAGCCGCGCCGTCCTGCAGGAGCTGGGCGAGACCGGCATGCTGCTGGCCGTGTTCGCGCTGGTGCCCGCGCCACTGTCGATCGGTCTTTACTTCTCGCTGTGGCACGCCTGGAGGCACCTGGGCAGGCTCCTGACCCTGCCCGCAGGCCCTCAGGCCGGGGCGGCCAGCGTGCGGCGACTGGCACTCGACCTGCTGCCGATCACGGTGATCGCGCTCGGCATGCTCGCCGCCCTGTACGTCTGGGCCGCTCCGCGGGTCCAGGGGACCGAAACGTTCGCCGCGCTGTACCTGGCCCTCATCGCGGCCCTGACCCTGCCGCACGCGCTGCTCGTGGCGCTGATGGACCTCCCGGCCCTCAGGGTCGCCGGGGACTGA
- a CDS encoding tyrosine-type recombinase/integrase → MPDRDSVYQRALTQLQQLPEQDEAQQLRVALDRFDTEGAWTLMSPRFKAAPGSHSHKNYFSAFRDLLAWAQAEGYALTEPAPQFGADYKLHLEQRYAQSAASINTRLSQARKFYRIFRQVGVIPSNLDPFSLLERARVTPGEHRHYYTDEEVSRLLAQADLPERVMLLLGAHSGLTTAEVLALRWTHVSFTDGTLTLPDRTVPISMDLERVLRPHAEQVGGGALFSTPTPVVDFPDQNQLRARVFTLCLKANVTYQAWRGLRHAAGRRYYRQLRSIEQVAARLGVENPHLVRMYAEEQSG, encoded by the coding sequence GTGCCCGACCGTGATTCCGTCTACCAGCGTGCCCTCACCCAGCTGCAGCAGCTGCCGGAGCAGGATGAAGCCCAGCAGCTGCGCGTGGCCCTCGACCGCTTCGACACCGAGGGCGCGTGGACGCTGATGTCGCCGCGTTTCAAGGCCGCGCCCGGCAGCCACAGCCACAAGAATTACTTCAGCGCCTTCCGTGACCTGCTCGCCTGGGCTCAGGCGGAAGGGTACGCGCTGACCGAACCGGCCCCGCAGTTCGGCGCGGACTACAAACTGCACCTCGAACAGCGCTACGCGCAGTCCGCCGCCAGCATCAACACGCGGCTCAGCCAGGCCCGCAAGTTCTACCGCATCTTCCGGCAGGTGGGCGTCATCCCCAGCAACCTCGACCCGTTCAGTCTCCTCGAACGCGCCCGTGTCACGCCCGGCGAGCACCGGCACTACTACACGGACGAGGAGGTCTCCAGGCTGCTCGCGCAGGCGGACCTCCCCGAGCGCGTCATGCTGCTCCTCGGCGCGCACAGCGGCCTGACCACCGCCGAGGTGCTCGCGCTTCGCTGGACGCACGTGTCCTTCACGGACGGCACCCTGACCCTCCCGGACCGCACCGTGCCGATCAGCATGGACCTCGAACGCGTCCTGCGGCCCCACGCGGAACAGGTGGGCGGCGGCGCACTCTTCAGCACGCCCACCCCCGTCGTGGACTTCCCCGACCAGAACCAGCTGCGCGCCCGCGTCTTCACGCTCTGCCTCAAGGCCAACGTCACGTATCAGGCGTGGCGCGGACTGCGGCACGCCGCCGGACGACGCTACTACCGGCAGCTGCGCAGCATCGAACAGGTCGCGGCGAGACTCGGGGTGGAGAACCCGCATCTCGTGCGAATGTACGCCGAGGAGCAGAGCGGATGA